In the Prochlorococcus sp. MIT 1307 genome, one interval contains:
- a CDS encoding phosphoribosylanthranilate isomerase, with protein sequence MTFKMGSQTSTAIKICGITQLNQAKAIAALGVDAIGVIGVKGSPRFVSEEKRRNLFEQLKKSSQNLKRVWVIADMQDAQIELALKGLGVPSVVQLHGKESPERCEKFRQRFPNIEWWKAIRIQTPIDISQVHKFEGSADALLLDAWSANELGGTGSRLPIEWLQDVKFGLPWWLAGGICAEWIPKIFSHQVKPFGIDASSRLETSPGIKNLELVNALIKTIRQVER encoded by the coding sequence ATGACCTTCAAAATGGGGTCTCAAACATCCACCGCAATCAAAATTTGTGGAATCACTCAACTAAATCAAGCCAAAGCTATTGCAGCACTTGGGGTGGATGCAATCGGAGTTATAGGTGTAAAAGGGTCTCCTCGTTTTGTTTCCGAAGAAAAAAGAAGGAACCTATTTGAACAACTTAAGAAGTCATCTCAAAATTTGAAACGTGTCTGGGTCATAGCTGATATGCAAGATGCTCAGATTGAACTTGCTCTGAAGGGATTGGGAGTACCTTCTGTTGTCCAATTGCATGGAAAAGAATCTCCTGAGCGCTGTGAGAAGTTTCGCCAGAGATTTCCCAACATTGAATGGTGGAAAGCTATTCGTATCCAAACACCAATAGATATTTCACAGGTACATAAATTTGAAGGGTCTGCAGATGCACTTCTTCTAGACGCATGGAGTGCCAATGAGCTGGGCGGTACAGGAAGCAGGCTTCCCATTGAATGGCTACAAGACGTCAAATTTGGACTCCCATGGTGGCTTGCTGGTGGCATCTGTGCCGAATGGATACCAAAAATCTTTAGTCATCAAGTAAAGCCTTTCGGAATAGATGCATCAAGTCGCCTAGAGACTTCTCCAGGGATTAAAAATCTTGAATTAGTTAATGCTCTAATAAAAACGATCAGGCAAGTAGAAAGATAA
- a CDS encoding site-2 protease family protein, which yields MEGWELLRIRGIPLRVHPSWFVILILFAWTAQGQISTAIEGPLPFWFSWGLGLITSLLLFVSVLLHELGHSFVALHEGVKVRSITLFLLGGVARVERECSTAMGSLRVAIAGPLVSFFLAIVFFLSVKSANDFSPILANLFGQLGSLNLVLALFNLLPGLPLDGGVILKALVWQLTGSQRKGLQVATATGNGLSLLAIFIGTLLCFQGGGFGGLWLVILGWFGFATSRSQNQMLTLQKALTDLNVGSASGRRFRVMEEDNSLSKLSQLRLSSPDENSLPEWVLVCRLGRWVGYVNDEALKDLPVQYWEQHSLADYTKPLNDLPAVGDKDPLWRAVIALEKSVEGRLLVFNPAGLPSGTLDRVDVGAAVLKYLGLKVPKNFLEVARTQNNYPLGLALPEAVEAMLSAGLIDRSG from the coding sequence TTGGAAGGCTGGGAGTTATTGAGGATTAGAGGAATCCCTCTGAGGGTTCATCCGAGTTGGTTTGTTATCTTGATTCTTTTTGCTTGGACTGCACAAGGACAGATTTCAACTGCAATAGAAGGACCTTTGCCATTTTGGTTTAGTTGGGGGCTGGGATTGATAACGTCCCTGCTTCTGTTTGTATCTGTTCTGCTTCATGAACTGGGCCATTCATTTGTGGCATTACATGAAGGGGTAAAGGTTAGAAGCATTACTCTTTTTTTGCTGGGTGGAGTTGCTCGTGTTGAAAGAGAATGCTCAACTGCGATGGGCTCTTTGCGTGTTGCCATAGCGGGCCCGCTAGTAAGTTTTTTTCTCGCAATAGTTTTTTTTCTATCAGTCAAATCTGCTAATGATTTTAGTCCAATTCTTGCCAATCTTTTTGGACAACTTGGCTCTTTAAATCTGGTTTTGGCACTTTTTAATTTATTGCCAGGACTGCCTTTGGACGGCGGCGTGATTTTAAAAGCTCTTGTATGGCAATTAACAGGAAGTCAGCGTAAGGGGCTGCAAGTTGCTACTGCAACTGGTAATGGCCTTTCTTTGTTGGCAATTTTCATAGGAACTTTGCTTTGTTTTCAAGGCGGAGGATTTGGAGGACTTTGGCTAGTAATCCTTGGTTGGTTTGGCTTTGCAACATCAAGATCACAGAATCAGATGCTTACTTTGCAGAAAGCTTTAACCGATCTAAATGTTGGTTCTGCAAGTGGGCGGAGATTTCGTGTTATGGAAGAAGATAATTCGTTAAGCAAGTTGAGTCAGTTGCGCTTATCATCACCTGATGAGAACTCTCTGCCTGAATGGGTTTTGGTATGTCGCCTGGGTCGGTGGGTTGGCTACGTTAATGATGAGGCTCTAAAGGATTTGCCTGTGCAGTATTGGGAGCAACATTCTTTGGCTGATTACACGAAACCTTTAAATGATCTACCTGCTGTAGGAGACAAAGACCCGCTTTGGCGGGCAGTTATCGCGTTGGAAAAATCAGTTGAGGGAAGACTTCTTGTCTTTAACCCTGCGGGCCTACCATCAGGAACCTTGGACAGAGTAGACGTTGGGGCAGCAGTACTTAAATATTTGGGATTAAAGGTCCCTAAGAACTTCTTGGAGGTTGCTCGCACTCAAAATAATTACCCACTTGGATTAGCTCTTCCTGAAGCTGTAGAAGCAATGCTTTCGGCAGGATTAATTGATAGATCGGGTTGA